GGAAAAAACCGTAGGGGCGGACGGGGCGGCTGCCGTTTTTCAACGGCACAATCCGCGCTTGTAATGCGCCGTGTTCATCGGGCGCGAAGTGTACCGTGCTGAACGTACGTAAAGATTCGGAGGGCATGATGCGGTATTCCTGCATGGCCTGAGCTTTGAGCCACAAGGTATGCAGACTACCGAGCGCGGGCAGGAAGCGCACGGAGGCGGCCGATTGCATATAAGGCGGTACTTTTTTGGAATGCAGCAGCGAGGCGGTTTCCGAATAGGCGCGGTTGTGTGCCTCAACCGCCTGCGCTTGGCCGAATGTATCCAGCCACACCAAAACGCCTTCGCTGTCTGGGAGGGCATATAGCTGTTGTGCCAGCGCATCGGGCAGCCAAGTCGGCAGCATTTTCGGGTTCATGAGGGCGCGGCATTGGTTTTCCCAGTCGGTACTGTTTTTTTCCTGCAGGCTGTGTTCCAAAAAATCACATAAAGCCAAGACATCGGTCATGGCGCGGTGGCGTTGTTCTGCCGAAATCTGGAAGCGTTCGATGATGCTGTCGAGATTGTGTTTGTGAAACTGGGGATACAGACGGCGTGAAAGCTGTACGGTACACAAAGCAGGGGCGGAAAATGGAATGCCCGCGCGTTGGAACTCATTGCGTAGGAAAGTATGGTCGAAGCGGCTGTTGTGTGCAATCAGCAGCGCACCGCGCAGCAGCGGCAGGAGGCTTGGGGCAAGCTGTTGGAAACAAGGCGCATCGGCAACCATCGCATCATTAATGCCGGTCAGGTTTTCGATAAAGGGCGAAATCGGCTGCTGCGGGTTGACCAGCCATTCATATCGCTTTGCCTTGCCCTGCTCAAAACGCATGATGGCGACTTCGGTAATCCGGTCTTGTTGGAAATTGCCGCCGGTTGTTTCCAAGTCGACAACCGCGACGGGCAGACCGAAGCGGGCGGAAGCGGCAGCCAGCTTCGGCCAACGCGAATTGTGCGCCATTTCTTTTCCTTTAAATTCAACAGGCAAACGCGCATTCTACACTTTTTTTGAGAATTTTCCAGTTTAATGCTTGACAGGATTTTCCGCTAACCCTATAATTCAATCTTTCTTACAGCGCACCCGTAGCTCAGTTGGATAGAGTATCTGGCTACGAACCAGAGGGTCGGGCGTTCGAATCGCTCCGGGTGCGCCATTTGAAAATTTCCGCGCCCATCGTCTAGCGGTTAGGACATCGCCCTTTCACGGCGGTAACCGGGGTTCGATTCCCCGTGGGCGTGCCAAATTCCAAAAATCCCTGCAATGCTTGCAGGGATTTTTTTATGCCGTTTTGTTTGGCAGGAGATTGGCCTACAATAGGCAAACATCGGGCCGGCTGCAATCGTTGAGCCGTGTCAAATAAGGCAAAGCGGCCAAGCCTCAGGCGGTACGGATAGTATGTGGCGGCGGACTTGCTGCTCCGGCAGTTTGCTCAAGCCCCTGCTGTGGACAGGGTGTTGCAATGCTGTATCATGTTGTGCGATTCGGCTATATTTCTTCCGCTTGCTTTGTTAACAGGAATCATCATGAAACCGATTTATTTTATTGCTGATTTGCATTTGAGCGAGGCGCGTTCCGATCTGACTGATTTGTTTGTCCGCTTTATGGCGGGCAGGGCGCGTACGGCTCAAGCGGTTTATATATTGGGGGATTTGTTTGATTTTTGGATTGGCGATGACGAGCAGTCGGCAGTGATTGATGCGGTCAAACAGGCCGTCTGCAAATTAAAGGAACAAAACGTGCCGTGTTATTTTATCCACGGTAATCGGGATTTTCTGATTGGTGAGCGTTTTGCTGTGGAAGCGGGAATGACGCTGCTGCCGGAGTATCAGCTTGTCGAAGCGTTCGGCAATAAGATTTTATTGTGCCACGGCGATACGCTGTGTACCGATGATGTGCGTTATCAGGCATTCCGCCGCAAAGTGCAGCAGAAATGGCTGCAAAAATTATTTCTGCTGCTGCCTTTGTCTTGGCGCTTGGCCGTTGCACACCGTATCCGTGCGGTCAGCCAAAAAGAGCAGCGGCAGAAAATGGCGGAGATTATGGACGTTAATCTTCAGTTTACTGAAGATACGGTGCGGCGATACGGCGTGAAGCTGTTGATACACGGACATACCCACCGCCAGAATATCCATCATGAAGCAGGGTGGCAGCGGATTGTGTTGGGCGACTGGAAGAAAGACCAACCTTCTATTTTGCGGTATGATGGCAAGCAGTTTGAATTTGTCGGTTTGGACGGGTAGTTGGCGCGTTAAACACAATCAGTGTGGAAGAAATGCGGGCAGGGCGGTATTGTTTTGTATGGTGTTTGGTTGTATGGCGTTTGGTTGTGTGGTGATTTGGTTTGAGAGGGTGTTGCCGCGCTTGGTTGTATGACTTTGTGCTGCCTGCGGCTTGCTGTTTTGGCCATTTGAATCGAAACGGGTATATCATGCCGTCTGCAAAACAGGGGTATGGAGAAAGGCCGGATTTGCAGACGGCATGATACGGCTTGGATTGGTTTTCGATGATAAATAATTGAAAAATATAGCCATTTAAAATAAGAATGATACAGCGTTGCTTTGCCTTGCCGTACTATGTGTACTGTCTGCGGCTTCGCTGCCCTGTCTCATTCTTATTTTATTCGACTATAATTGAAAAATAATTAAATTTTTGAATCAGATATAAAAAAGACCTGCCCGAGTATTCGGACAGGTCTTTTTGATTGGAGAGAACAGATTAGTTTTTCTCTAAGTCAACCAATTTGTTTTTCGCAATCCACGGCATCATGCTGCGCAGTTGTGCACCGACTTTTTCGATTTGGTGGTCGGCGTTCAAACGGCGGCGGGCAGTCATTGAAGCGTAGTTGGTTGCGCCTTCTTGAATGAACATTTTCGCGTATTCGCCGGATTGAATGCGGTACAGGGCTTTTTTCATCGCTTCTTTGGTGGCAGGAGTAACGACTTCGGGGCCGGTAACGTATTCGCCGTATTCGGCATTGTTGGAAATGGAGTAGTTCATGTTGGCAATGCCGCCTTCGTACATCAGATCCACAATCAGTTTCAGCTCGTGCAGACACTCGAAGTAAGCCATTTCGGGCGCGTAACCGGCTTCAACCAGCGTTTCAAAGCCGCATTTCACCAGTTCTACCGCACCGCCGCACAATACGGCCTGTTCGCCGAACAAGTCGGTTTCGGTTTCTTCACGGAAGTTGGTTTCGATAACGCCGCCTTTGGTGCCGCCGTTGGCCGCTGCGTAAGACAGGGCGATGTCGCGCGCTTTGCCGCTGTTGTCTTGGTAAACGGCAATCAGTGAAGGCACGCCGCCGCCTTTCAGGTATTCGCTGCGTACGGTGTGACCCGGGCCTTTTGGCGCAACCATGATTACGTCAACATTTTTCGGCGGAACGATTTGGTTGTAGTGTACGTTGAAGCCGTGTGCGAAGGCCAAAGCGGCGCCGGCTTTCAGATTGGGCTCGATTTCGTTTTTGTACACAACCGGTTGGTTTTCGTCGGGAAGCAGAATCATCACCACATCGGCGGCTTTGGTGGCTTCGGCAACGGTGCGTACATCGTGGCCGGCGGCAACGGCTTTGTCCCAAGAAGTGCCTTGACGCAAACCGATGACTACGTTTACGCCGGAGTCTTTCAGGTTGGCGGCGTGGGCGTGGCCTTGCGAGCCGTAGCCGATGATGGCAACGGTTTTACCTTTAATCAATGACAAATCTGCGTCTTTATCGTAATAAACTTGCATTTGGTTTCCTTATAATACGGGTTTGTTGGGTGATAAAAAATCAGATGGAGACATCGTTCAGCAGGACGATTTCCAAAGCATCGGTTTTGCCGTCTATGGCTTGCACGAAGTTTTGGAAATGCGCGCTGGCGTTGTGGCTGTCCACAGCGACTTGTGATGCCCAGTTTTCAAAGAATACAAACCGGTTCGGGTTGCCGATTTCCTGATGCAGGTCATAGCTGATGTTGCCTTCTTCTGCACGGCTGGCGCGGACGAGTTCTTTAAACTGTACCGCCAGCTCTGCGGTGTATTCCGGTTTGACGGTAATCAAAGCGGCAATTTTGATGTTGGACATGAAACAATGCTCCGAAATGGTGGTTTTACAGACGGCGTTTACGGTAAAAATCCTGCAAAAGGCCGTCTGCAAATGGATATGCGCGGGGTATCAGATTTTTAAAATGCGCTCGCCGCGACCGATACCTGCCGCACCGGTACGCACGGTTTCCAAAATGGCCGCACGACCGACGGTTTCCAAGAAAGAGTCCAGCTTTTCGCTCGATCCCGTTACCTCGATGGTGTAGCTGCGGTCGGTTACGTCGATGATGTTGCCCCGATAGATTTCGCTCAAACGGAGAAACTCGTCCCGATCTTTGCCGACGGCGCGTACTTTTACCAACATCAGTTCTCGCTCGACAAAACGGCTTTCGTTCAAATCCACTACTTTGATGACTTCAACCAGCTTGTTGAGCTGTTTGGTAATTTGTTCGATAACGGTTTCATCGCCGTGGGTAACGATGGTCATGCGCGACAGGGTTTTGTCTTCCGTGGCGGCTACCGACAGGGAGTCGATGTTGTAGTCGCGGGCGGAGAAAAGACCGACTACACGGCTCATCGCGCCTGATTCGTTTTCAATCAAAATCGATAAAATCCTTCTCATGGCACGCTCCTTGTGTCGTAATCGCGGTCTGTAACATCGTTGACATCGCTGTCGGCTTTGGTTTCGCGCATGTGTACCGGCAGTACCATTTCATCGAGACCTTTGCCGTTGCCGACCATTGGGAATACGTTTTGTTTTTTATCGGTAATGAAGTCGATAAATACCAGACGGCCTTCACGGTTCAGACGCAAGGCTTCGCGCAATGCGCCTTCCACTTCGGAAGTCTTGTCCACGCGGATGCCGACATGGCCGTATGCTTCGGCGAGTTTGACGAAGTCCGGCAGAGAATCGAAATAAGTTTCCGATTCGCGGTTGTCGTAATACAGCTCCTGCCATTGGCGCACCATACCCAGATAACCGTTGTTCAGGGTAACGACGGTCAGCGGGATTTTGTATTGGAAGCAGGTGGAAAGCTCTTGAATATTCATCTGAATCGAGCCTTCGCCGGTAATACAGAATACGTCTTGATCCGGTGCGGCAAGTTTCGCGCCCATTGCATAAGGCAGGCCTACACCCATCGTGCCCAAGCCGCCGGAGTTGAGCCACTGGCGCGGGCGTTCAAACGGATAATATTGGGCGGCAAACATTTGGTGCTGGCCGACATCGGAGGTAACAATCGCTGAATTTCCGGTAATTTCCGCCAGTTTTTTGACGACATATTGCGGCTTGATGGTTTCGCTTTCGTTTTCAAACCACAAACAGTCGCGGATACGCCAAGATTCGATGGTTTTCCACCATTTGTCCAAATGCTCGCGGCTCGGGATACTGTTTTGTTTCTCAATCAGCCCAATCATTTCCGCCAGTACGTTTTTCACATCGCCGACAATCGGTACGTCGACACGCACGCGCTTGGCGATGCTGGAAGGATCGACATCGACATGGATGATTTTTTTCGGTTTTTCCATGAACTTGGAGGGTACGGAAACCACACGGTCGTCAAAACGTGCGCCGACAGCCAGCACTACATCGGCGTTCTGCATGGCAAGATTGGCTTCGTAAGTGCCGTGCATACCCAGCATGCCCAAGTATTGGCGGTCTCTGGAAGGGAATGCGCCCAAGCCCATCAGTGTACCGACACACGGTGCACCGGTAGAGCGGACGAAATCAATCAGTTCGCCGCTGGCATTGCCCAGCACGATACCGCCGCCAAAGTAAACCAACGGACGTTTTGCCGAAGCAAACATCTGAACCGCTTTTTTAATCTGTCCGGTATGACCCTGTACAACAGGTTGGTAGGAACGGATAAAGATATCTTCCTGCGGATAGCTGAATTTTGCCATCGCTTGGGTAACGTCTTTCGGAATATCCACCACAACAGGCCCCGGGCGGCCGCTGGCGGCGATTTGGAAGGCTTTTTTAATGGTAACCGCCAAATCGTTGATGTCTGTTACCAAGAAATTGTGCTTCACACACGGACGGGTAATGCCGACGGTATCGACTTCTTGGAACGCATCCGTACCGATGGAAGGCGTACCCACTTGTCCGGTAATCACCACCATCGGAATCGAATCCGAATACGCCGTCGCAATACCGGTCAGCGCATTGGTCGCCCCCGGGCCGGACGTTACCAAAGCCACGCCGACTTTGCCGCTGGTACGCGCATAAGCGTCTGCCGCGTGTACCGCAGCCTGCTCGTGTCGGGTCAGAATGTGTTTGAATTTGTTGAGCTGGAAAATGGCGTCGTAGATTTCGAGAACTGCACCGCCGGGATAACCGAAAACATATTCCACGCCTTCGGCTTTGAGACTTTGCACAACGATTTGTGCACCTGATAATTGCATAACAACCTCTTTTTTACGGCGTCGGCCCAACCGGACTGGCTGCCTTACCACAGCACCTGTAATGCAAGTCCGACAAGCAGCGGTTTAGGGTACGCGCTTTGCCGGAACACGGTAACGGCAACATAATCCGAGCATTGAACCAAGGCTCAGAGTTTATGGAAAAGAAGAATGCCAACGATAACGCAAACACGCGTTTCAGGCAAGACAAAAACTTTCATTTTTAACATTATTTTGAAGAAGGATTTATTAATACTTGATTTTTATAAAATAAATATCGGCGCAAAATCAAGAATACAGGGGCATATTGTCAACACTTTGAGTGCTTGCTCCATGTTTCGGCGGGGCTGGCAAGCGCAACCGGTTTCTGTTGCGTTGCATTGATGCGGCGGATACATGACATGGCGAATGGTTTGAACGGTAAACCGCAATCATGCCGTCTGTATATATGAATTTGCAGACGGCATGATGGGGCGGAATTGGTTTTTGTGGCGATACGGCTATTTGGGCAGGTGTGGTTGTATGGTGTTGCGGAGGAGCGGTAGATTTGAACGGGCGGAGACAGTTTTGTTTGTCATTTGCTTGGTTGCTATAGGGCTGGTTTAAGGTGAGGCGGTAGAACGCGTTTTCTGCGGTCGGTTAGCAATAAGAAAGCAAGGGAATATTTGCAGAGGAAAGGCAGCTTGGTAAGAGGGTGTTGCGGACAAGCAAGGGAGAGGTGTGTAGAAAGTCTGATATATTGGATACTTGGTTTATCACATTTGGGGGTATTTTTTCGGGGGTATTTGGTCGATACCCCCAATAATACCCCCTAAATATGGTTGCTTCAATGCAACGGCATTAGACGGTAAGGAACAGGTAAAGTCGTTTGAAAGCCTTATGTATCGGGCGTTTGGTTTACGGCATTAGATGGTGTTAGACAAAAAAATAACCGCTTCAGAGCGGTTAGTGGTGCCCAGGGTCGGACTCGAACCGACACACCTTGCGGCGGGGGATTTTGAGTCCCCTGCGTCTACCAATTTCGCCACCTGGGCAGGTGAGAAAGACGCTATTATAGCTGCGTGGATAAAGTTGTAAAGGCTTTTATGTTCGGATTTGTGATTTATTTTTTATTTGTTTGATTTTTAAAAATATTATTTGAACGATTTGGAGAGGTTTTATGTTTTGTGCGGTATGGGTAAATAGGGTAGGCATGAGAAGCGGGCGGGAGGAAACCGGGAATTTATGCTGTTCATGATAAAAATAGTTAAAAATAACTACATTTCATCGCTTAAACGCGTTAAGATAGGCAGATATTTTTGTTTTTATTTAAAGTCTAAACAACCGTTTTGCGGTAAACCTTTGAATTGGAGATTCCGTTATGCTGACCATGAACAAATCTTTTTTGCTCGGTGCTTTCGCGTTGGCGGCGCTGACTGCCTGCAGCCCTAAGGCGGATAATGCCGGACAGGCCGCGCCGCAGACTTCCGCTCCTGCAGCGGAACAGGCCGCACCTGCCGCACAATCCCGCGGTATCGATATGCGTAAAGAAGACATCGGCGGCGATTTTACGATGACGGACGGCGAGGGAAAACCGTTCAATCTCAGCGATTTGCAGGGTAAAGTGGTGGTATTGTCGTTCGGTTATACCAACTGCCCAGATGTTTGCCCGACAGAGTTGCTGACCCAAAGCGATATTTTGAAACAACTCGGCGATCAGGCAAAAGATGTTCAAGTGGTATTTGCCAGCGTCGATCCTGAGCGCGATACGCCCGAAGTGGTGGGCAAGTATGCCAAACAGTTCGACCCCAGCTTTATCGGCCTGACGGTAACGGGCGATCAGAGCCTGCCGGTAGTGAAGCAGCAATACCGCGTGGTGTCGGCTAAAGTTGTTCAGGGCGACAGCGACAATTATTTGGTTGACCACACTGCCGGCTCTTATTTAATCGACAAAAACGGCGAAGTGGCGTTTTTCGAACCTTACGGCACAGAGCCTGAGAGCGTGGCTGCCGACATCCGCAGTCTGCTGTAATTCCGTCAAGCCGTCTGAAAATGACTGTTGTTTTCAGACGGCCTTTATGTTGGCGCAAGAGCATGGCTGAACCGGTGCAGATACCGTATCAACAGAAATAGAGCAAACATGAGCAAGCAAACTTTAACCATTGCCCTTTCAAAAGGCCGTATTTTTGAAGAAACCCTGCCGTTATTGGCGGCTGCCGGCATTGTTCCCGCCGAAGATCCCGAAAAATCACGCAAGCTGATTATCCATACCAACCATGAAAATATCCGCTTGGTGATTGTCCGCGCAACAGATGTGCCGACTTATGTCCAATACGGGGCGGCCGATTTCGGCATTGCCGGCAAGGACGTTTTAATCGAACACGGCGGCGACGGCCTCTACCAACCCTTGGATTTGAAGATTGCCAAATGCCGCATGATGGTTGCCGTGCGTAAAGGGTTTGACTACGAATCCGTTTCACAACCGGGCAGCCGTCTGCGTATTGCGACCAAATATCCCAATATTGCCGCCGAACACTTTGCCGCCAAAGGTGTGCATGTCGACATCATCAAACTTTACGGCTCGATGGAGCTTGCCCCGCTGGTGGGTTTGAGCGATGCCATCGTCGATTTGGTTTCTACGGGCAATACCCTGAAAGCCAATCATCTGGAAGCGGTAGAACACATTGTCGATATTTCCAGCCGACTGGTGGTCAATAAAGCCGCGCTGAAAACCAAACATACGTTGATTGAGCCGATTATCCAAGCGTTTGCCGGCGTGGTAAATGGCGGACAGTAAGATTTGCAGACGGCCTTTTTCAATGCGGGAGTCGAATTTCCGGCATAGGAAGGCCGTTTGAAACATAAAACCGGCAGCTTGAGTGTAAAGTGTTGTCTATGCGTGGCAACGCCGTATGATGCTGTATCCGGCATGACGCACTTGAACAGATAGGGAGAATAATATGCGGAGCAAATGGCAGGGTATGCTGGCGGCAGGTGCAGTATTCGTTTTGGCTGCGTGTGCGGCGACGACGGAGCAGGAAGCGCAAAACCGGACTGCTGCGCTGCCGGTGGGCGAATGGCAGTGTGATATTCACGGCCTGCCCGACAGCGAGATGACGGCAGATGTGGTTTTGCACGCGGACGGTACGGGCGAAAGCGTTTCCCGACTGGCGATGCAGCTTGAGCCGGGTTTGGTGTGGCGTTTTGAAATACAAAGCAAAAGCAAATGGCGTATGGAAAACGGGTATTATTTCGAGCGGTATGCCGAAGCCCCGAAAGTGCGCGAGCTGCCCGCGCAAACACAGTCGGAACGCCTGATGCGGAAAGTGGCGGAAAAGAACGAGTCGCTGGAAACGCTGCGTGCGGAAACGATGGAGGCTTT
The nucleotide sequence above comes from Neisseria animalis. Encoded proteins:
- the ilvC gene encoding ketol-acid reductoisomerase; its protein translation is MQVYYDKDADLSLIKGKTVAIIGYGSQGHAHAANLKDSGVNVVIGLRQGTSWDKAVAAGHDVRTVAEATKAADVVMILLPDENQPVVYKNEIEPNLKAGAALAFAHGFNVHYNQIVPPKNVDVIMVAPKGPGHTVRSEYLKGGGVPSLIAVYQDNSGKARDIALSYAAANGGTKGGVIETNFREETETDLFGEQAVLCGGAVELVKCGFETLVEAGYAPEMAYFECLHELKLIVDLMYEGGIANMNYSISNNAEYGEYVTGPEVVTPATKEAMKKALYRIQSGEYAKMFIQEGATNYASMTARRRLNADHQIEKVGAQLRSMMPWIAKNKLVDLEKN
- a CDS encoding 3'-5' exonuclease family protein, producing the protein MAHNSRWPKLAAASARFGLPVAVVDLETTGGNFQQDRITEVAIMRFEQGKAKRYEWLVNPQQPISPFIENLTGINDAMVADAPCFQQLAPSLLPLLRGALLIAHNSRFDHTFLRNEFQRAGIPFSAPALCTVQLSRRLYPQFHKHNLDSIIERFQISAEQRHRAMTDVLALCDFLEHSLQEKNSTDWENQCRALMNPKMLPTWLPDALAQQLYALPDSEGVLVWLDTFGQAQAVEAHNRAYSETASLLHSKKVPPYMQSAASVRFLPALGSLHTLWLKAQAMQEYRIMPSESLRTFSTVHFAPDEHGALQARIVPLKNGSRPVRPYGFFLHKKAAKRALSEWAHTHQLCPDTLNILPTNHAKGVPCPVQAVGQCNGACQTADGISRQNERIRELAVLLPVADWGHAHAIEITESNPVSGNSLTFTCAGGALSLPDGSWYFDETLPGILKSKFKQGREAVRIIA
- the ilvN gene encoding acetolactate synthase small subunit, whose translation is MRRILSILIENESGAMSRVVGLFSARDYNIDSLSVAATEDKTLSRMTIVTHGDETVIEQITKQLNKLVEVIKVVDLNESRFVERELMLVKVRAVGKDRDEFLRLSEIYRGNIIDVTDRSYTIEVTGSSEKLDSFLETVGRAAILETVRTGAAGIGRGERILKI
- the ilvB gene encoding biosynthetic-type acetolactate synthase large subunit gives rise to the protein MQLSGAQIVVQSLKAEGVEYVFGYPGGAVLEIYDAIFQLNKFKHILTRHEQAAVHAADAYARTSGKVGVALVTSGPGATNALTGIATAYSDSIPMVVITGQVGTPSIGTDAFQEVDTVGITRPCVKHNFLVTDINDLAVTIKKAFQIAASGRPGPVVVDIPKDVTQAMAKFSYPQEDIFIRSYQPVVQGHTGQIKKAVQMFASAKRPLVYFGGGIVLGNASGELIDFVRSTGAPCVGTLMGLGAFPSRDRQYLGMLGMHGTYEANLAMQNADVVLAVGARFDDRVVSVPSKFMEKPKKIIHVDVDPSSIAKRVRVDVPIVGDVKNVLAEMIGLIEKQNSIPSREHLDKWWKTIESWRIRDCLWFENESETIKPQYVVKKLAEITGNSAIVTSDVGQHQMFAAQYYPFERPRQWLNSGGLGTMGVGLPYAMGAKLAAPDQDVFCITGEGSIQMNIQELSTCFQYKIPLTVVTLNNGYLGMVRQWQELYYDNRESETYFDSLPDFVKLAEAYGHVGIRVDKTSEVEGALREALRLNREGRLVFIDFITDKKQNVFPMVGNGKGLDEMVLPVHMRETKADSDVNDVTDRDYDTRSVP
- the hisG gene encoding ATP phosphoribosyltransferase, with protein sequence MSKQTLTIALSKGRIFEETLPLLAAAGIVPAEDPEKSRKLIIHTNHENIRLVIVRATDVPTYVQYGAADFGIAGKDVLIEHGGDGLYQPLDLKIAKCRMMVAVRKGFDYESVSQPGSRLRIATKYPNIAAEHFAAKGVHVDIIKLYGSMELAPLVGLSDAIVDLVSTGNTLKANHLEAVEHIVDISSRLVVNKAALKTKHTLIEPIIQAFAGVVNGGQ
- the lpxH gene encoding UDP-2,3-diacylglucosamine diphosphatase; translated protein: MKPIYFIADLHLSEARSDLTDLFVRFMAGRARTAQAVYILGDLFDFWIGDDEQSAVIDAVKQAVCKLKEQNVPCYFIHGNRDFLIGERFAVEAGMTLLPEYQLVEAFGNKILLCHGDTLCTDDVRYQAFRRKVQQKWLQKLFLLLPLSWRLAVAHRIRAVSQKEQRQKMAEIMDVNLQFTEDTVRRYGVKLLIHGHTHRQNIHHEAGWQRIVLGDWKKDQPSILRYDGKQFEFVGLDG
- a CDS encoding SCO family protein; the protein is MLTMNKSFLLGAFALAALTACSPKADNAGQAAPQTSAPAAEQAAPAAQSRGIDMRKEDIGGDFTMTDGEGKPFNLSDLQGKVVVLSFGYTNCPDVCPTELLTQSDILKQLGDQAKDVQVVFASVDPERDTPEVVGKYAKQFDPSFIGLTVTGDQSLPVVKQQYRVVSAKVVQGDSDNYLVDHTAGSYLIDKNGEVAFFEPYGTEPESVAADIRSLL
- a CDS encoding putative quinol monooxygenase, whose product is MSNIKIAALITVKPEYTAELAVQFKELVRASRAEEGNISYDLHQEIGNPNRFVFFENWASQVAVDSHNASAHFQNFVQAIDGKTDALEIVLLNDVSI